One Perognathus longimembris pacificus isolate PPM17 chromosome 2, ASM2315922v1, whole genome shotgun sequence DNA segment encodes these proteins:
- the Sfrp5 gene encoding secreted frizzled-related protein 5: MVAMRAAALALLLGALHGAPVHAQEYDYYGWQAEPLHGRSYSKPPQCLDIPADLPLCHTVGYKRMRLPNLLEHESLAEVKQQASSWLPLLAKRCHSDTQVFLCSLFAPVCLDRPIYPCRSLCEAVRAGCAPLMEAYGFPWPEMLHCHKFPLDNDLCIAVQFGHLPATAPPVTKICAQCEMEHNADGLMEQMCSSDFVVKMRIKEIKRENGDRKLIGAQKKKKLLKPGPLKRKDTKRLVLHMKNGASCPCPQLDSLTGSFLVMGRKVDGQLLLMAVYRWDKKNKEMKFAVKFMFSYPCSLYYPFFYGAAESH; the protein is encoded by the exons ATGGTAGCCATGAGGGCGGCCGCGCTGGCCCTGCTGCTGGGGGCGCTGCACGGGGCACCGGTGCACGCCCAGGAGTACGACTACTACGGCTGGCAGGCCGAGCCGCTGCACGGCCGCTCCTACTCCAAGCCGCCGCAGTGCCTCGACATCCCCGCCGACCTGCCGCTCTGCCACACGGTGGGCTACAAGCGCATGCGGCTGCCCAACCTGCTGGAGCACGAGAGCCTGGCCGAGGTGAAGCAGCAGGCAAGCAGCTGGCTGCCCCTGCTGGCCAAGCGCTGCCACTCGGACACGCAGGTCTTCCTGTGCTCGCTCTTCGCGCCCGTCTGCCTGGACCGGCCCATCTACCCGTGCCGCTCGCTGTGCGAGGCCGTGCGCGCCGGCTGCGCGCCGCTCATGGAAGCCTACGGCTTCCCCTGGCCCGAGATGCTGCACTGCCACAAGTTCCCCCTGGACAACGACCTGTGCATCGCTGTGCAGTTCGGGCACCTGCCCGCCACCGCGCCTCCAG TGACCAAGATCTGCGCCCAGTGTGAGATGGAGCACAACGCTGATGGCCTCATGGAGCAGATGTGCTCCAGCGACTTCG TGGTCAAAATGCGCATCAAGGAGATCAAACGAGAGAATGGAGACCGGAAGTTAATTGGagcccagaagaagaaaaagctgcTGAAGCCAGGCCCCCTGAAGCGCAAGGATACTAAGAGACTGGTCCTGCACATGAAAAATGGAGCAAGCTGTCCCTGCCCACAGCTGGACAGCCTGACAGGAAGCTTCCTGGTCATGGGCCGCAAAGTAGATGGACAGCTACTGCTCATGGCTGTCTATCGCTGGGACAAGAAAAATAAGGAGATGAAGTTTGCTGTCAAATTCATGTTCTCCTATCCCTGCTCCCTCTACTACCCCTTCTTCTATGGGGCTGCAGAATCCCACTGA